The Meleagris gallopavo isolate NT-WF06-2002-E0010 breed Aviagen turkey brand Nicholas breeding stock chromosome 20, Turkey_5.1, whole genome shotgun sequence DNA window AATTGCAAAAATCCCTCTGGAGAAAGAGAAACCTTATCTCAAAAAGAGCATCGGAGCCCGAGAACCACAGCGAGCGGGAAGGGGCCGGGAAGGACAGCGGGAAGCGGAGCCGCGCGGGGATGCGGGGGCACCGATGGGGCCGGGAAACGCGTTTGGTGCTGCGCAGGTGAGGGGCAGCCCTACAGGGACCTCAGTGAGCCCCTGAAGGGGGGCAACAGCAAAACCGCCCCGACCGTCCCCGCCGGCTGCCCGGAGACGCAGCGCTGTCTCCTTTCAACCTTCATCCCCCGccgccctcctcctcctcgcaGCACCAGTTGCGGGCAGGGCCCGGCGCGCCCCGCACACACCGAAACGCACCGAAAcgcagcttaaaaaaaaaaaaaaaaaNNNNNNNNNNNNNNNNNNNNNNNNNNNNNNNNNNNNNNNNNNNNNNNNNNNNNNNNNNNNNNNNNNNNNNNNNNNNNNNNNNNNNNNNNNNNNNNNNNNNGGCCGAGCTCAGTCAATGCCAGCAGGTGTTCCAAGAGGACCGCTGCCCCCAGCTTCATGCTCGCGGTTCCCCGGTAGCCATAGCCGGGTCGGGACGGCCGGGGATCGGGGACGGAGGCAGAGATGCGGGCACGGGAAGGGAGGGCAGGAAAAGGAGGGGTTGGCAGAAGGACGAGACATATGTCCTCCCGGCCCCTGCCCTCTGCCGAGCCGCAACTTCGCCGCTTGGCTGCGGTCCCCCCTCCAAATTCGTGCTCCGGGCGTGAGGAGCCAAAGCAGCAAAGCTCCCCCACGAAAAAAATAACCCTGCAAAGTGGCACAGCCCACGGCAAGGACCCCTTCCTCTCCCCGGACACTGCCCCCCTACAGCCCACCCACAGAAAGAATCAGAGACTGCCCACGTCCCCCCTCAAACACGGACACCCCAAATACCTTCCAGCCGTTTGCTAGCTTAACCGCTGGGAACCGTCCTGCTGCCCATCGCGGTGCCCCCCAGCCAGCACGGAGCAGCCCCGGGCCCCCATCCGCCGCAGGGGGGCACAGGGAGCGCAGCCCCCGccggcagcagcagcctccagctGTCGCCAGGGCCCGTATTAAGGCATCAGCTGATCCCCGACACCGCTCGGGGGGAGAGCAGGGGGAGCCCCGGCAAAGGCAAGGGGAGATGGGCAGAACCCCAGGGGGTCCCGTTGTCCTCAGGTTGGGCGCTGGGTTCCCCTCGGCCCCCAGACAGCACCAAGTGCCTGCAGCACCCCGGCACCTCTGGAGGTGGAAGTGCCCGGCCCGGGGACACGGCCACCCCTGAGAGAGACCCCCGTGGCACTGGGATGCCATCACCCCCCCGCCTGCAGCACCATCACATCCCTGTGCCACCAAACGCTCCCCCAGCACCAAACGCAGCCCAGCACCCATCCACGCGTCTCCTCAGGGAAAGATCATCTCCAGAGAGGTTTCAGCCCACACCAGCCCCGCTGCTGCTCGCAGTGAGCGTAGGACCTCCACATGCCTTTCCCCAAGGCCAGGGGCTCCGGGTTTGAAAGTGATgccaaaacaaatggaaattgtGTTTTCCTCTTGGCCTTTGCTTTAACCCATTTatgagcagcagcctggctgtcTCCAGGACAGCTTGCTCACATCTCCAAGGCGTGAGCATTCTGCAGGGCTTGGGGTGTGCGCAGCCCCTGCTCAGTGTGGGCACGGTGCCACTCTCGTGCTCCAGGAAAAGGAGAGGGGAGGCTGAGCAACAGGTCACTACCTCCTCTCCTCTACCCATCAACAGGCAAGGCTCACCCTTGttttcagcactgcagaagagaaagggcACCCAGCTGCAATTAACCCTTTCACCAAGGGCTGGGATGGGCCTTGCTGGAAAGCTGGTCCTTCCCACAGGAAGCAGCCCTATTCCCACGccatcccatctccatcccatggGTTGTTTCCCCTCCATGGGTTCACACACCCACCCGGGCACAGTGAACAGCTGGGTACATCTGGAGGgtccctgcagcagggatgggccTACAGTGCCACACGTGCCAGCCTGACAGCCgtcttttctctcctctgaaggtattaaaataaaataaacattttttttttcctgttaaaaaagcagaattccTGCACCCAACCTGCTGCCATGGCCGTGCCCTGAGGTTCTGTAACAGCCCCAGCATTCGGCACTGACTTGCAATCATCAAAACCACCTTATTTCAACACGTGAATAACACAAATCCTTCTTAGATCTCCTCTCCAGAAAAGCACCCTAGTGGTTATAAAGGTCAGAGCAGAACGGAAGCACCGACTGCACCCTGGAGGAAGCCCTCAGCCCTGCCAGGCACGGGTTGACATTTCCTCCAAAGAGAAAACCTCTCATTTCCCCACTCAGCACCGTCCAACCTGGGTGTGCTGTGCTCCCCCTCTTTTTGCTGGGCTGGGAGGGCACAAAGCTGCCCGCccctcttctccttcccctcccacaCCGCTGTGCATTACCCCAGCATGTTCTCAGCCCGCAGCACCCCATCTCCCCATTACCTTCCCCCactgtgtgctctgcaggaggCTCTGCGTGCTGCTCACTGCCCGCAGCATGCGCTGACGGCTCCTGGTGCACAGCCACATCCTGCAGGGAGGGCTGCAGAAACGCAGGAGGGCTGTTCTGGGAGGACAGAGCTGCTCCATGCATACCGCAGGCTCCTTgcaccccacagcagccccagcagcacagccgtGGGTCCCTCTGCCATTTAACATTGCGCCGTCACCTGAGCCCTGAGGGTGGCACGAGGGATGGTGCCGGGGTTTGgccccagctctgtgcctgtCCTGCTCCTGCCAGCCTCCCCCAGAAGCGTGGCCAAAGTAAGGGTGGTCTGAGCCCATCCATTGCTGAAACTGGGAACCGACCTTATCCTTTCATCCCAGGGCTCATTTAACAAAGGAATGTGTGCAAGGAGCACCTTCATGGGATCACTGCTCTGCCCCTTAAAGGCATTTGGGGCTTTGGTACCCACACCGAGCTGCCCCTGATCCTGGCCACCAAAAACAGAATGGAGACAGAAAGtgaagcagagctggcagaggtgggAGCCAGGCcgtggggatggggctgtgcacaCACCATGGcccccctctgctgccacacaTCCTTCCCGCTCGGTAATTAAGGGAGCTGAAATAAATAGGGAGGGCTTTGTCACCACAGGGATAATTCCTCCTCCCAGGTGGcggctgcctgcagggctgccccagAGGCTGGAAGTGGAAATTTCccagaaaaggaggaaatcaCTCATTCCTGGGGTGTAATCAACCCTCGGCCTCCAACAACTGCCTCACCGGTCCCTAAACTGCGCcctggggcagctgctgtgccttCCCAGAGACAGAACGATGAGCTCATCATCTCtgctcccctcccagccccGGGAAAGCTCACAGCACCGAATCCCACGGAGATGAACCCCAAGCGGGGGCATCCTCCCACTCCATACAGGTGCCCCACATGGCTATGGGGCCAGTGCAGCTTCACCGGTGACAATGGCATGGGTGAATTCCAGTGGCACAGTGCCTGTGGGGCTTCTCATCCCCTTTCTGGCTTCAGGCTCCCAGAAAACTTACGGGAGTGCAGAGCAGTGGAACACTGAGTCTTTAAGGGCAGGAGGTGAAATGTGGGTGCTCTGAGAGCTCTGGGGCCAAGGATGCACACGGAGTCCTTTTGGAGAAGGGATGAGGTTGAGCCGAGAGGAACTCATTCCCTCAGTGCAGGGGGAAGGGAAGTCGGGAACCCCAGAAACGGTGCCTCGGCCCCACTCCCACCTGGGGAAGCACTGGGAAGACGAGGAGCCCCTCCCCGAGGCTCGGaaggctgctggagctgtgctgggccaaAGCGCTGAGGTCAGTGCAGCAGAGCCATCTGTTCCCCGCCAGCAGCCCAGCCCGGCTCAGTGCAGCAGCCCGGCGGCTCTGCGGGGCTGGGAAGGCGCAGCCCCCGGGGTGAGACTCATCCATTCGCCACACAGCTGAGAGGCTTTTTTCCCAACATTTTCCTTGGTGGCGTGAGCTGGTTTCTAAGCGGCAGCTTACCTCCCTGCTGCGGGGCCGGCAACCTGCCCCCAGCCGGTCTGTCTCACGCCGGACTATATTACCTGTGTCCCGGGTGCTCTCAACGCTCATTTTAGGAGGCCGGTTTCAGCAAGCAGCCCCTTAGCAAAGCCAGCGAGATCTCCGAGCTCATCCCGGGCGTAACTTCAGCTTCCCGGCCCCctttcagcagcacacagcttcacTCACGGCGTCGCCCGCCCGGCTCTTTCCCCGCTGCAGAGCCGCTTCTCCTCCGCGGCTGCTCGGGACGTCGGGTCCACGTGCTGCTGGTGGCGAACGCAGCCCGGGGGCTGCAGGCACGCAGCCCTGAAAGCGACACCGTGCAGCAAACACCCGCAGAACGAATTCTGCCGAACAGCAGCACCCGCTCCCGGGAGCGACCCGAGCCGCCCGGAGCGCGAGGCGGCAGCGCGGCCCCGTCAGCCCCTCTCGATCCCCGTCACCGGCCGCTCAGCGCCACCTAACGACAAGGACGCGGGGACAGGGACCGTCCAGAGGCGTCCCGGAGAGACGGACGGAGAGCCCCGGAGACGGGGATGCAGCGGAGCGGCCGCCTGGGGCACGGGCGAGCAAGCGGCAGGAAAAGGGGCAGCTGAAAGTATCGAATCGACGCCACCGTCACGGTCCCTCAGCCGGCCATCGGGCTCCATCTGTGCCCCGCTGACTTCGTCacacagctgtcagcagccctgcacaaaCCTTTCAGCCGACTTCTGCATTAAGACATTGGGTCCGGCAAAGGAAGATTCACCCCTTAACCTGTCATCACAGCTCAAAACTTATCCCAAAGCATCGCCTGCCTGGAAGAGCCActggctgtgctcagagcaAGCACCACAACCTGTGCCACGGCTACAAAAGCAGCTTAACATCAACATTCACAGCAGTGTGCAGGAGAGCTCTGGGCAAGAGCCAGCCCGCTGCTTCCCCATACCCTCAAGGCAGCCACAACGGCCCCTTCGCCACCACACTTCTGGCTCTCTGCGCAGCCCTTCACCCTCACCCCCCAATTCCAAAGCGCCTGTTCGCCTCTGAACCCAGAGCTGATGTAATCTCCTGCTTGAAAGTTCAGCATTAGGACGGCATCAGCCCTGAGACGTAACGAGAGCCACATCACACAAGCAGATGTTCGACAAAAGCTTTATTGCTCGTTTGCGTACGAGCTCCCAGTACCACATTTCCTGAGTTTCTTAATGATCTTGCAAATAAGatttaaatagaaaaggaagggaaaaaaatacagacaaaagagaAGCCACTGATCTTTCTTGCCTAGCCTGGGATCACAGACTGGCATGGGCACACAGCACCAGGAGAGGGGTAAATCCTCTGCCCCGGGAGGGAATGTGGAGGAGATTGTAGCTAAGCGTGGAACTGAGACAGTCGCTGCCATCTGCCCTGGCTTGATTTACCCCCTGCCTCCATCACGGAGCCCAGTTTGTTTTTATATGCAGCCACAAGCAACAGCCGTCCTCACTGCTCACacaggtcagtgctgggagcagctccaATCACAGAGGTGACCGCAGCGGTCAGGGACAGCGTGGGTGGCggtggggagggggctgtgCTGGCCTGGCCTCTGCACCACGGATAAACAGGAGATTACTGCTCGCAGCTTGTAATCTGGCTTAAATCCTGACACCGTCACCACGGTCAATTTAGGCTAAGAGAAGCATTTAATAAGCTTCAAAACACACAGGCAAAAAATCCCGACCAACAGTGAGCAAAGTGAAGGGGAGCAAGGCACTGCTGCGTGATTCAGCTCCAGCACGTACCAACATAGATGGATCTTCTGTGATCCAAAACAAGGCAGTTACGCACCTGTTATCCCATTTCACCCCACAAGCTAGAAGCCAGGCTTTGTCAGGGTTTAATTGTGGAAGGCAGAATGCAAATTAATGCCCTTGTCTGTTGGGTTTAGAGCTCCCAACAGGCAGACAGCAAATAGTCCCTCCCTGCACAAGAAGAGCTGGCTGACCCTGGGACAAGCTGCAGCAGACACACACCTGGCTGGCAGCTCCTGGGAACAAGGCAGTCACAAAGGAGCCAGACTCAAGTGGCAGGTCCAAATTGTCTTTCCTGGAAgggtttattttaaaacaattattattaaaaaaaaaagcctgcttaCACATGAATGACAAGGCAATGAAGTAATCTGGCTTGAGGCTTAAAGGGGAGGCAGTAAGACACAAGAAAGTTTCTCTGTGCTTCTTGCCATGGGTGTAGTGTCAAGCCAAGGTTCCTGCCAAGCACGCATCTCACCTGCTCTGGCCAATCTGCCAatgccagcagcacccaggCAACACAGATCACTCCTAGGAGccacagctggctgcagagATGTGGGGCCAGCCCACAGCCTCAGCTGTTCTGAGTCACTCACTCAGGGAACACAGAGTTCATTGTTACCAGAAAGTCCTCAGTGCCTCAGACCCCAGAAGGTCCTGGTGCTGCACCTGGACAGTACTGTGTGGACCATCCCTGCAGCTTCAGTGGCCGATCAGTTGCAGCATCTCCTGAGGATCTACTATCTTCTCCCGGGGTTTGCCAGCAGCTTTCCCTCTTGCCACTTCGGCAGCATCTATCTTCTCCCAGTCCGAGAAGGAAACAGGACGGATCCCTGGGGTGATGGTGAGAGACAGGACTGAGACATCAACCAAGTGAAAACGAGTTCAGCCTCACCTCCCCATTAGCAGGGACCTGATGTGCAAGCAAACCCTGCCCTTTTCCAACACAGCATCGCACAGGAATAATAATTCCTAGCGCCAGGAGGAGAGAGATGCGGGTTCCAGTCAAATCTGATTAGTCAGACCTTTGCGAGTCGTAATAGTGAGCACAGCACCACCTTAGGGGACAAAACACTTACAAAACACTTCCAGTTCACTGTTAAGCCTCAGACAGTTAAGAGGCAAACGCACACTTTAATTGAATGCCTTTAAACACTGCAGCAGTAAATGACTCTCTCGGGCATTTTAATCTTTTCCCCAATTTGCCTGGAAGGATTGCTAGGAAAACCAAGAGCAATAACTTATTGTCTACACCACTGACAGTGACACTGTGTCCATGGCCCATGCTGCTTTTAATGGCCTTTCCCAGAAAGTGGTCATTAACCATAGCAATGATGCTGATTTTCAGAGAATCCAAGTCCTACTCTCCCGCACTTCAGAGCAACAAAATAGCAGCACAACCCCTTTCCCTGCTTGGCTCCCAAAGGTGGCACGTTGGACTCACTGCCCCAGGATACCCAGGTCCAGGATCTGTCTGCATCATGCTTCATGCGAGCTGCTACACAGCCTGACACACACTCACCTCTACTATGCAAGATGCTACCCACagccccaaagccttctctggAGACGGACACATCCAGCACACCCCCTTGGAGATCCTCCAGCACAGACTGGGCAGTGTCAAAGCTGTCATTCATGGTGGTGATGATCACACCCACAGGTCCTCTCTTCACCCACCCACTGCAGTACAGACCTGCATGGGCACACATAGCAGCCAGGCTCAGTCTGGCACATGACCGTGGACCCTCGCGGATGCAGGTTCTTGCCCTGTGCCAGCTTTGGATGTCACATcaagctgcagacagcagcacaatGCACCCCTGCTCTGGGGACAGAGTACAGTGCTCTGACAGTGCTGTCGCAGGAATCTGTGTACCTCCAGACTAGCACCAAGCAGCCAAATGGGCTGTACGGCTTCAGTAACAAGACTCCAAGGCctaataaaacacaaaaataaacatgtcCTTCAGAGCTGCTTGCTAAAAGCTGCATGCCTCTAATGTTAGCTGGGACCGGGACAGGTTTTTAAGTCTGACAGAAGGAGCTGATTTTCTGTTCCGCTGCACAGCTGCCGTGTACTGGCGCCCTCGGTGAGCAAAGCTTCCCAACATAAAGCCCTCACCACACCAGCCATGCTCCACACACATCCAAGGCGTCTGTGGATACCGACCTGGAACACCCATCACTCTGCCCGAGCTGTTGGGGATAACGCCGTGCTGCGTGTCGAAAGGTACCGCAGGGTCCAGGGGCAGGCTCCGGTAGCCaatgctgctgagcaccagccCACACTCCAGCTCCTCCACGTCTCCAGTGGGGACAGCTTTGGCAGACTCACCTAAGCCCTGGGAGAGGGAAGAGGCTGCTGACTATAAGACAATCACCAGACGCTTCGGGTACCCTTAATCCTCAGGGGAACTGCTAAAGGCCCttctgcagcagtgatgggAAAGAGCTCCCTTTAAAAATGGAATGGTTCTTGGTGGTAGAACCAGCTTCTAAGGCAGCCTACCATGAGCCTCTCCAAACAGTCAGAGGTTGTGAAGTCATCTTATAGATAACAGCTGCCAAGGGCTACAGGGATGTACTGCTCTATCCCCAGCACGGCTGTGGCCAGTCTGGCACCCAGGAGGACCCCTGTGAGCCGTACCTCCAAGCGGGTCAGGGCCATGCGGACGCCCCTCACCCGCGTCCCATCAGGGGTGGGCAGCACCTCCTGGGGGCTACGCTGGAACTTCAAGCCCCACAGCCGGGGAATTGCTGCCTGCACCATCGCTGCCTTCTCCCTGGGCTTTTCCAGGGCCGTTTTGACCATCAGCTCAGTCAGTCGTTTCCTGGGCCTGGGGGCAtctaagagagagagagacaccTTCAGGTCAGAAAGGAATGTCAGCAAAGCCCCTCGGGACACGGCATGGCCACATCAAGGCAGTTTTCAGTGATGTGTGAATGTCCATTTGGAGTTTGTCATGCAGCAGGGAGTTCAGCACCTTTGAGATGACAAATGGGAAGTCAAAGTGACCAGGAGAGCTCCTGAGGCTTGAGGCCAGTGGGACACACAAATCAAAGCTTGTAATGCTGCTGTCTTGCTGGCACTCAGAGGCAGCAGCCTGTGGAGAAGAGCAAGTCTCTGGACATCCCTGagctcagtgttttttctttctcactctgCAGGAAGATTTTAAATCAAAAGACTTAAGACCTCTCATGCAAGGCTCTCTCAGCCATCCCAAACCTCCTGCCCTCATCACTCAGACAGCTACTATATTCCAAGAAACGATGCTGCTGTGGAAACCGAGAAATAGGCTGCTCTCTGTTCTTTGAGGCCTCCCATCACTCTCAGAACAAGCCACACCACCTGTCTCTCACATGCCATGCACAAGATAAGAATTTCTCTGATGCACGTTCTG harbors:
- the FDXR gene encoding NADPH:adrenodoxin oxidoreductase, mitochondrial — encoded protein: MMLKHHDLAQVDIYEKLPVPFGLVRFGVAPDHPEVKNVINTFTHTARSDRCAYYGNVTVGRDVTVGELQQAYHAVVLSYGAEDNRVLGIPGENLSGVYSARAFVGWYNGLPENRDLKPDLSCETALIVGHGNVALDIARILLSPLDFLRKTDITDCSLAALACSKVKRVWLAGRRGPLQVAFTIKELREMINLPGTQPVLNPADFTGLENAVKDAPRPRKRLTELMVKTALEKPREKAAMVQAAIPRLWGLKFQRSPQEVLPTPDGTRVRGVRMALTRLEGLGESAKAVPTGDVEELECGLVLSSIGYRSLPLDPAVPFDTQHGVIPNSSGRVMGVPGLYCSGWVKRGPVGVIITTMNDSFDTAQSVLEDLQGGVLDVSVSREGFGAVGSILHSRGIRPVSFSDWEKIDAAEVARGKAAGKPREKIVDPQEMLQLIGH